Part of the Cercospora beticola chromosome 5, complete sequence genome is shown below.
CTTGTGCCGCAAATTCCAGGTCTGCTGCTATTCGATCTGCTCGACCTGAGGTCGTTAGGAGCCTGGGTTCAGGTGGCGGCGCTATCGATTCCTGTAACGCTGGCGTATCAGTGCCTCGTCTTCGCCCAATTCATCATTCTCCGACGCATTTTCCTGGGACGCCTCCGAGAGGGTACCTACAGGATCCACAGCTCTTGGTACTTGCGCAAGTGGTTCATCGACCGACTGATGGACCTCGCCCTCAACATTCTGCATCCCGTCTTCGCAACGCTCTACATCGTGCCCTTCCTCAGGATCTTGGGGGTCAAGATCGGCAGACGATCAGAGATCTCCACTGCGCGAGGACTCTCATTCGAGCTGCTGGAGATTGGGGATGAAGCTTTCGTTGCAGACTCTGTTCTCATGGGCGACACCGAGGTAAGAGGCAACAAGCTCacgctgaagaagaccaaaTTGGAAAGTCGCGCCTTTGCTGGGAATGCCTCGCTGTTACCACAAGGGACGACGCTCGCATCCGACACTCTCGTGGGTGTGCTGTCCATTGCACCACCAGCAGACGCTCCGCTCAAGAGTGGGACCTCTTGCTTTGGCACACCGCCTGTCCGAATGCCAGCTCGCCAAAAGGCTGAAGGTCATGATGACAATTTGCTCTTCAGCCCTTCCAAAGGACGCATCGCAGCTCGATTGACTATCGAAGGCCTTCGGATAATCGCTCCTCGCGCGCTCATCGTGTTCGGCCTTGGCTTTTCGCTGCGACTGGCATACGCGGGATACCACCTGATCGGTGCGGTGCACACCTTGCTCATGCTGCCGCTCTTCTACTTTGCATTCTTCGCACTACCTTCGCTACTCTTTGTTGCGCTGCTCAAATGGATCCTTATCGGCCGCTATCATGATGCAGAATGGCCTCTCTGGTCGCTCAATGTCTGGCTGAGCGAAGCTGTGACCAGCACGTGGGAGACGGTCACTGAGCCTTTACTTGCAAGCCTGCTGGTGGGCACGCCATATTTGGCCTGGTGTTTCCGACTGATGGGCGTCAAAATTGGCTCGCGGGTTACTCTCCTGAACAGTGACATTACAGAATATGACTGCGTCAGTATTGGAGATGAGGCAATGGTGGGCGAGCACTGCGGCGCTCAAACGCATCTTTTCGAAGATCGCGTCATGAAAGTAGGACACGTCTCGATAGGCGCTCGTGCGTGTCTCAAACCATACTCAGTGTGCCTCCCCGGCAGCACTGTGGGCGATGGAGCACAACTTGGCTGCTTGAGCTTGCTGATGAAGGGCGAACAGTTGCCAGAGAGTACAGCGTGGGAGGGAGCTCCAGTGGTTCCAAGAGCAGCGAGGCGAAGGGCTAACACTCCAATGCGCTCGCCGCAAGCCAAGACGAACGCAAGCACTTCGACGATTTCAAgttcgaagaagtcgactgCAATGGTTTCAGTAGCATCGAGTATAGCGTCGAGTAGATAAGGGTTGCAATCTGTAGTCTACGTCGACTAGTCCCGTTGGTTTCAAGATGTTCACTTCACGTTGTGTCCGTGTCTGGTCCCACATCTGTAGCCATTGCGGCCATTGAATGTTTGTCGGAGCAAATGTTGATGTAGACGTGAGGATGCAGACGTGGGAGTATTGCCAAGGGAAATGTGATTGTGGCGAGCGGATCGCACGCGACAGAAGCTGCTCAGAGCGCGCGTCTTGATCTCCCCCGCGCTGCAGAAACAGGGGTCCTGCATTTCGTGTTCGAATTGTGTGAGTCGAAACACTGCTGCGGGCACTGCCATTGCGACACCGCCGCCTCTGCCTCCGTCTAGACACCGCTCCACCCCACGCCTTCCAAGCTCCGTGACGAGTCGACGACCACCTGCCCAGCTGCTCACATCGCCAAGTGAGTCACGAAACACTCCAGGAACGCATAAAGCCCAGCAACACCGCCAATGGCTGGCAACGGCATCGAGGCCAAGATGGAAGATCTCAAAGTCGAGGGCAGCAGCGTCGCCAACGCTAGTGCCGATGCCTCTACCGGAGCTGCACCAACCGATAAGCCTAAGAAGCAAGAGAAGGAGCGCAAAGACCAGAATGCGGGCAAGAAgcccaaggagaagaaggacaagccACCACAAGGTCAGGgccaggcgaagaagaaggccgacggCCCCGAATTGATTGGAATCACTGAACCAAAGACGGGCGACCTGTCGGAATGGTATCAGCAAGTCATCCTCAAGGGCGACATGCTCGACTTTACCGATGTTCCAGGATGCTACATCTACCAGCCTGCCTCGTACCGGATATGGGAATTCATCCAGGACTACTTCAACGAGCGCATTCGCAAGATGGGCGTCAAGAACTGTTATTTCCCACTCTTCATTTCGGAAGCCAACTTGCAGCGTGAAAAGGACCACATCGAGGGCTTCGCTGCCGAAGTCGCTTGGGTCACAGAGGGCGGAAAgtcgaagctggagaagcgaTTGGCTGTGCGTCCTACATCTGAGACGGCCATGTACAGCTTCTACAGCAAAAAGATTCGATCACATCGCGATTTGCCGCTCAAGATGAACCAGTGGAATAACGTGGTCCGGTGGGAGTTCAAGCACGCCGTTCCCTTCCTGCGATCTCGCGAGTTCTTGTGGCAGGAAGGACATACTGCGCATTTGACAGAGCAAGAGGCGGGTACCGAAGTCATGCAGATCCTCGACTACTATGCGCAAATTTACGAAGACTTGCTTGCCGTGCCAGTCGTCAAGGGGCAGAAGACCAAGAACGAGCAGTTCCCAGGCGCGTACTACACAAAGACCATTGAAGGTTTCATCCCAGCTGTTGGTCGTGGTATCCAGGCTGCGACATCCCACTGTCTTGGACAACATTTCGCAAAGATGTTTGACATTACCGTGGAGGATCCACACCAGGAAGTTGCAGCAGGAGCCACCCGCAACAAGGTGCACGTCTGGCAGAACAGCTGGGGATTCACAACTCGGTCCATTGGTGTCATGGTTCTCGTGCATGGTGACAACAAGGGTCTGGTCATCCCACCACGTGTTGCCGAAGTGcaggtcgtcatcgtcccagTGGGCATCACAGCCAAGACCACTGACGACGACCGCAAGAAGCTCTACGATGAGGTCGAAGGCCTTCGCACAATTCTCGAGGACGCTGGTGTGCGCGTGGAGAGCGACATGCGCGAAGGCTACTCTCCAGGCTACAAGTTCAACGACTGGGAGCTAAAGGGCGTTCCCCTCCGCCTCGAGTTTGGACCAAAGGACTCCGCAAACCACGTCGTCACAACCTCCCGCCGTGATcaagaaggcaaaggcacAATCGAAATTCCAAATCTCGCCAAAGACGTCCCTGCTCTTCTCGAACAAATCCAAGCAGACATGTTCAAGAAGGCTTCAGACGAATATGCTTCGCACCGCAAGGTCATCCGCGAATGGAAGGACTTTGTGCCAACACTCAACGACAAGAATGTGCTTCTCGTCCCACACTGTCTCGGCGGCCCATGCGAGGACCAAATCAAGGAAGACTCCAAGGGTAACATCGAAGGCCAAGAAGTCGATGCTCGCGCTCCTTCAATGGGTGCCAAATCTCTCTGTATCCCTCACGACCAGCCAGAGCCAATTGCAGAGGGCACTCTTTGCATTAACCCGAAGTGTGGCCAGAAGGCCGAACAATGGGTCATGTT
Proteins encoded:
- a CDS encoding uncharacterized protein (SMCOG1162:threonyl-tRNA synthetase~BUSCO:EOG09261DHR~antiSMASH:Cluster_9); protein product: MAGNGIEAKMEDLKVEGSSVANASADASTGAAPTDKPKKQEKERKDQNAGKKPKEKKDKPPQGQGQAKKKADGPELIGITEPKTGDLSEWYQQVILKGDMLDFTDVPGCYIYQPASYRIWEFIQDYFNERIRKMGVKNCYFPLFISEANLQREKDHIEGFAAEVAWVTEGGKSKLEKRLAVRPTSETAMYSFYSKKIRSHRDLPLKMNQWNNVVRWEFKHAVPFLRSREFLWQEGHTAHLTEQEAGTEVMQILDYYAQIYEDLLAVPVVKGQKTKNEQFPGAYYTKTIEGFIPAVGRGIQAATSHCLGQHFAKMFDITVEDPHQEVAAGATRNKVHVWQNSWGFTTRSIGVMVLVHGDNKGLVIPPRVAEVQVVIVPVGITAKTTDDDRKKLYDEVEGLRTILEDAGVRVESDMREGYSPGYKFNDWELKGVPLRLEFGPKDSANHVVTTSRRDQEGKGTIEIPNLAKDVPALLEQIQADMFKKASDEYASHRKVIREWKDFVPTLNDKNVLLVPHCLGGPCEDQIKEDSKGNIEGQEVDARAPSMGAKSLCIPHDQPEPIAEGTLCINPKCGQKAEQWVMFGRSY